The DNA segment ATGGGCCTTCCTGATTACAGGCCCGGATTGAATTCCATGCTTGAATTCTCTATAAAGCGGATAGCACGCATTGTTCCATTGTATTTGATAGCATCAATTGCCTGGTGCTACGTGACCATTCCTGACTTCAAATTAATATCAACGAGTCAAGACAACATAGAGTTAATTAAATCATTATTCTTCTACCCACTGTCTAATGATCATGCTCCAATGTATGGGGCAAAATTATTTGTTGGGTGGACTTTGAACTATGAGATTTTTTTCTACGGTATCGTAGCACTCAGCATATTGTTCAAATTTCCAAAATTAGTAATATTGCTTTTCTTTGGCACCACCCTGATTATTATACCTTTTTATTTTCGCGATATAACTTTATCTCCATATCTCGGGTATAAGTTCAATTCTGGCTACCTAAATATCGCCACGAATCCTATAATATGGAATTTTATTGTTGGATTTTTTATTGCAAAATTAGTGAAAATACTTCCAAAAATAAACCAAGAGCTAATTTTTTCACTATGCTTGATTTCTGGATTTTTGGTTTTTTGGCAGATGTTTTCTGGATATGGAACAGGCCACGGAATAACCCAATCCGGCGCGGGCTTCGCTGTAATGATTACAGCATTTGCGTGGTATGAAAAGTACTATTCGCCCAAGATCAACAAGCATCTTGTCTATCTTGGAAATATATCTTTTTCGATATACATTTGGCATTTCATCGTACATTCATTTTTTGAAGATCTATTTCTTAGAATGGAAATGAGAAATTATCTTTATGGATTTCTTTATGGAACATCCATGGTAATAATCACCATTATTTTCTCTCGATATT comes from the Comamonas terrigena NBRC 13299 genome and includes:
- a CDS encoding acyltransferase family protein translates to MFLATDQTVKINTRYDSIQALRGIAALLVVFFHFRSLFNLPNYPLGDNLFSYGGTGVALFFIISGFVMGLPDYRPGLNSMLEFSIKRIARIVPLYLIASIAWCYVTIPDFKLISTSQDNIELIKSLFFYPLSNDHAPMYGAKLFVGWTLNYEIFFYGIVALSILFKFPKLVILLFFGTTLIIIPFYFRDITLSPYLGYKFNSGYLNIATNPIIWNFIVGFFIAKLVKILPKINQELIFSLCLISGFLVFWQMFSGYGTGHGITQSGAGFAVMITAFAWYEKYYSPKINKHLVYLGNISFSIYIWHFIVHSFFEDLFLRMEMRNYLYGFLYGTSMVIITIIFSRYSYILIEDKISNFIKIWLLKLIRLKPINVG